One genomic window of Elaeis guineensis isolate ETL-2024a chromosome 2, EG11, whole genome shotgun sequence includes the following:
- the LOC105059374 gene encoding transcription factor TCP2, with protein sequence MEMEENHACKRSRVGNGTAISSSQAAKIGRKMQHHDDDDDDGEVRGGGATAAESRVMSWHHPSSRIFRVSRTSGGKDRHSKVYTAKGLRDRRVRLSVSTAIQFYDLQDRLGYDQPSKAIEWLIKAAAAAIDELPVLDGTFPEVPKPHHPEEKPPQDEPDAEAEPGYNQQQHLSLSKSGCSSNSETSKGSVLSLSRSEIRAKARDRARERVKDKEKDRDDGHVAISHHQNVNPCLNSQTSFTELLTGGSSTNGADVATAQANSSVNRLQKQMQHLPAVTTTADYFSQAGLFPQAQKSHQLPSGFSSQAHFGNSSPMGMAPLNIAATAAGAGDHPEMQQFYFLQDHLMPASAMPPGPGDYNLNFPISPGLAGFNRGTLQSNSPSQLPHHHLQRLSSPVDGSNLPFFFSSAASAAAATSTENQFSAGFDGRLQLCYGDGYRHSDLKGKGKN encoded by the coding sequence ATGGAGATGGAGGAGAACCACGCATGCAAACGATCCCGGGTTGGAAACGGCACCGCCATCAGCAGCAGCCAGGCGGCCAAGATAGGCCGCAAGATGCAGCACCATGACGATGACGACGACGATGGAGAAGTGAGGGGTGGTGGGGCCACCGCCGCCGAGAGCCGCGTCATGTCTTGGCACCACCCTTCCTCCAGGATCTTTAGAGTGTCTCGGACCTCCGGCGGTAAGGACCGCCACAGCAAGGTGTACACCGCCAAGGGCCTCCGGGACCGGAGGGTCCGCCTCTCGGTCTCCACCGCTATCCAGTTCTACGACCTCCAGGACCGCCTCGGCTACGACCAGCCCAGCAAGGCCATCGAGTGGCTGATCAAAGCCGCTGCTGCCGCAATCGATGAGCTCCCGGTTCTCGACGGCACCTTCCCGGAGGTTCCAAAACCTCATCACCCCGAAGAAAAGCCACCGCAGGACGAGCCTGatgcggaggcggagcccggctacaACCAGCAGCAGCATCTTTCGCTCTCCAAGTCCGGCTGCAGCAGCAACTCCGAAACGAGCAAGGGGTCGGTCCTCTCCCTCTCCCGCTCCGAGATCCGTGCCAAGGCGCGTGACCGCGCCCGGGAAAGGGTGAAGGACAAGGAGAAAGACCGAGACGACGGCCATGTCGCCATCTCTCATCACCAGAATGTGAACCCTTGCCTCAACTCTCAGACCTCCTTCACTGAGCTTCTCACTGGCGGCAGCAGCACCAATGGCGCTGACGTCGCCACCGCACAGGCGAATTCCAGCGTTAATCGTCTCCAGAAGCAAATGCAGCACCTGCCGGCTGTCACCACGACTGCCGACTACTTCAGCCAAGCAGGTCTCTTTCCCCAGGCACAGAAGTCCCACCAGCTGCCATCAGGGTTCTCATCCCAAGCCCACTTTGGGAACAGCTCTCCCATGGGAATGGCGCCGCTCAACATTGCCGCCACAGCAGCGGGAGCAGGAGACCATCCGGAGATGCAGCAGTTCTATTTCCTGCAGGACCATCTCATGCCCGCCTCAGCCATGCCACCGGGGCCGGGAGACTATAACCTCAACTTCCCCATCTCTCCAGGTCTTGCAGGTTTCAACAGGGGGACCCTTCAGTCCAATTCACCTTCTCAGTTGCCTCACCACCACCTCCAGAGGCTCTCTTCTCCGGTAGACGGATCGAACCTGCCCTTCTTCTTTAGTTCTGCTGCTTCAGCTGCGGCTGCCACCTCCACGGAGAACCAGTTCTCTGCTGGATTTGATGGCCGCCTGCAACTCTGCTATGGGGATGGCTACCGGCATTCGGACCTGAAGGGGAAAGGGAAGAACTGA